The proteins below are encoded in one region of Thermodesulfobacteriota bacterium:
- a CDS encoding ferritin family protein produces MERENEAYRRYMEYAAVATRPEIRELFLYLAEEEKKHAKLLTDEIEKETLREM; encoded by the coding sequence TTGGAGCGCGAGAACGAGGCGTACCGCAGATACATGGAATACGCCGCCGTCGCGACCCGGCCGGAGATCCGGGAGCTGTTCCTGTATCTCGCGGAAGAGGAGAAGAAGCACGCCAAGCTCCTGACCGACGAGATCGAGAAGGAAACGCTGCGGGAAATGTGA
- the nifU gene encoding Fe-S cluster assembly scaffold protein NifU yields the protein MTVGPYSAKVMDHFMNPRNVGEIEGADGVGEVGNPACGDMMRLYLKIEDNKVVDAKFRTFGCGAAIASSSMLTEMIKGKTVDEARAISNQQVADALDGLPAVKIHCSVMAEQAVKTALDDYAKKHAG from the coding sequence ATGACGGTCGGTCCCTACAGCGCGAAAGTGATGGACCATTTCATGAACCCGAGGAACGTGGGGGAGATCGAGGGCGCGGACGGCGTCGGCGAGGTCGGCAATCCCGCCTGCGGCGACATGATGCGGCTCTACCTGAAGATCGAGGACAACAAGGTCGTCGACGCGAAGTTCCGGACCTTCGGGTGCGGCGCCGCGATCGCGTCCAGCTCGATGCTCACCGAGATGATCAAGGGGAAGACGGTCGACGAGGCGCGCGCGATCTCGAACCAGCAGGTCGCCGACGCCCTCGACGGCCTTCCGGCGGTGAAAATCCATTGCTCCGTGATGGCGGAGCAGGCGGTCAAGACCGCCCTCGACGACTATGCGAAAAAGCACGCCGGCTGA
- a CDS encoding cysteine desulfurase family protein: NAGCEVTLLPVDRNGLVDPGDVRKALRPDTGLLSVMQANAEIGTIQPVQEIGRIARERGVPFHVDAAASAGHIPCDVRAIPADFVTLSAHNFYGPKGAGALYVRSGARVAARSFGGFQEMGYRAGTENVPGIVGMGAAASIASKEMETWERRLRALGQTLRDGLAAIPLLHFTGHPTLRLPGHVSFWVEHAEGESLLLFLNVKGIMAASGSACSSNLRGEDEEDLVASPVLRAIGVPSDICTGSITFSLGKGNTEEEVRRTLEELPPIVERLREMSPTYLDYQKQMKQGG; encoded by the coding sequence AATGCGGGATGCGAGGTGACGCTGCTCCCGGTGGACCGGAACGGGCTGGTGGACCCCGGCGACGTCCGCAAGGCGCTGCGGCCGGACACCGGGCTCCTGTCGGTGATGCAGGCCAACGCCGAGATCGGGACGATCCAGCCCGTGCAGGAGATCGGCCGGATCGCCCGCGAGCGCGGGGTCCCGTTCCACGTCGACGCCGCCGCCTCCGCGGGGCACATCCCCTGCGACGTCCGGGCGATCCCCGCGGACTTCGTCACCCTGTCGGCGCACAATTTCTACGGCCCCAAGGGCGCCGGCGCGTTGTACGTCCGCAGCGGCGCGCGGGTGGCCGCCCGCTCCTTCGGCGGATTCCAGGAGATGGGGTACCGGGCCGGGACGGAGAACGTTCCGGGGATCGTGGGGATGGGCGCTGCGGCTTCCATCGCCTCGAAGGAAATGGAAACCTGGGAGCGGCGCCTTCGCGCCCTCGGACAGACGCTCCGGGACGGCCTGGCCGCGATTCCGCTCCTGCACTTCACCGGCCACCCGACCCTGCGCCTTCCGGGACATGTCTCCTTCTGGGTGGAGCACGCCGAGGGGGAGTCGCTCCTGCTGTTCCTGAACGTGAAGGGGATCATGGCCGCTTCGGGCTCCGCCTGCAGCTCGAACCTCCGCGGGGAGGACGAGGAGGACCTCGTCGCATCCCCGGTGCTGCGCGCCATCGGCGTCCCGAGCGACATCTGCACCGGCTCGATCACATTCAGCCTCGGGAAGGGGAACACGGAGGAGGAGGTCCGGCGGACCCTGGAGGAGCTTCCTCCCATCGTGGAGCGGCTCCGGGAGATGTCCCCCACGTATCTCGACTACCAGAAACAAATGAAACAGGGAGGATGA